The Solanum lycopersicum chromosome 6, SLM_r2.1 genome has a window encoding:
- the LOC101246541 gene encoding FCS-Like Zinc finger 1-like, protein MDSATRRGPFCYTSLQRKSSLTSLSSMSSSSSSSSSMSSPRFAGGRNYSDTTRFQQQPHFLDACFLCNKPLGFNRDIFMYRGDTPFCSEECRQEEIDNDEAKEKKLNLSASKALREKDHTTSPKNYHFPRGTIAAA, encoded by the exons atggacAGTGCAACAAGAAGAGGGCCTTTTTGTTATACTTCTTTACAAAGGAAGAGTAGCCTCACAAGTCTTTCTTCCAtgtcatcttcatcttcatcttcatcttcaatgTCATCTCCAAGATTTGCTGGTGGAAGAAACTACTCTGATACTACTAGATTTCAACAACAACCCCATTTCTTGGATGCTTGTTTTCTTTGTAACAAACCACTTGGTTTTAACAGAGATATTTTCATGTACAG AGGGGATACTCCATTCTGTAGTGAAGAATGCAGACAAGAAGAGATAGATAATGATGAAGCAaaggagaaaaaattaaatctttcaGCATCCAAGGCTTTGAGAGAAAAGGACCACACTACTTCTCCAAAAAATTACCATTTTCCCAGAGGCACAATTGCTGCTGCTTGa